In Candidatus Auribacterota bacterium, the following are encoded in one genomic region:
- a CDS encoding AMP-binding protein: MAETLTSKFSRIALESPEAVAMLMRDGDSVSNWMYGQLYHSAQKVARWLCRQGIRKGDRVALAMENLPEWSICYFGILLSGAIAVPIDAQAGSDEMRELLSRTMSRVLCASEKISLEHIGSLQFLEALILVGAQHAVDEKAVTLSSILSSDDEEIDLPSATPHDIASIIFTSGTTGPPKGVMLTHKNFLSNFDSLAQLNYIQPGDNFLSILPLHHVFPFMITLIAPLFSRARITYVATLKVETILHCLNEQSVTIFAVTPQVLQLLHKAITDRLRQMPRPVRCLLRLTLGCGWRIKRIAGVNPEGPLLRKLRAVTGKGFRYFVCGGAHLDARIARDFFTWGFPVLEGYGLTETAPVATMNHPGKECLGSVGQAIPGVSIRILNPDEKGIGEVLIKGDNVMQGYFQDEAATREALEDGWFHSGDLGRFDSQGFLFIEGRIKELIVLSSGKKVSAEEVEAHYGTVRSIKELCVFIDERGEILVGAVVPDLDYFRKIGEANIRDHVKWDLEYAGEHLPPYKRLKDFVLVDGLPKTRLGKVKRQEVIGIYREELKRKIAGARVARPEEPLSIMGEMVRKILQRETGREHISLSDQLELDLGIDSLGRVSLMGAIEKEGAITLEEEGFLRALTVGELISSVERTAPKGISDEAWEERSWREILKAGHPLELRDKIHIRGGVFSSLLTFSGALVFWLALKLYFRLRVTGREHFPKGGFIICPNHTSYLDGFIVFCALPLSHKFRIFFLGLHNYFEVPILKHMLRALRIIPVDAARNIIETLQASHYVLDNGKVLCVFPEGARSISGDVQEFKKGVAILARESGAVIVPAYISGAHRAWGPGTWFPRPVSVRVRFGDPLSFNELRDRAAPAPSADECDAAAQALRSAVIALKHYPAELKSPR, encoded by the coding sequence ATGGCCGAGACCCTCACCTCAAAATTCTCGCGCATCGCACTAGAGTCTCCCGAGGCTGTCGCGATGCTCATGCGCGACGGCGACTCCGTGAGCAACTGGATGTACGGACAGCTCTACCACTCCGCGCAAAAAGTGGCACGCTGGCTCTGCCGCCAGGGGATCAGGAAGGGGGACCGGGTCGCCCTTGCCATGGAGAATCTCCCTGAGTGGTCGATCTGCTATTTCGGGATCCTCCTCTCCGGGGCAATTGCGGTGCCCATAGACGCACAGGCAGGATCGGATGAAATGAGAGAGCTGCTGAGCCGCACCATGAGCCGGGTGCTCTGCGCGTCTGAGAAAATATCGCTCGAGCATATCGGCAGCCTCCAATTCCTTGAGGCGCTCATTCTCGTCGGCGCGCAACACGCCGTGGATGAAAAGGCGGTCACGCTCTCGTCGATCCTTTCCTCTGATGATGAGGAGATTGACCTGCCATCTGCGACGCCGCACGACATTGCGTCGATCATCTTCACCTCAGGCACCACGGGTCCCCCCAAAGGGGTAATGCTCACGCATAAGAATTTTCTATCAAACTTTGACAGCCTCGCGCAGCTCAACTACATCCAGCCGGGCGACAACTTCCTCTCCATCCTGCCGCTCCACCATGTATTCCCCTTTATGATTACCCTTATCGCTCCTCTCTTCTCCAGAGCCAGGATCACCTATGTCGCCACCCTCAAGGTGGAAACGATCTTGCATTGTCTCAACGAGCAGTCAGTGACCATATTTGCAGTTACACCGCAGGTTCTCCAGCTTCTTCATAAAGCCATTACCGACCGTTTGAGACAAATGCCCAGGCCGGTCAGATGCCTCCTCCGCCTCACGTTGGGATGCGGATGGCGCATCAAACGTATTGCCGGCGTCAATCCTGAGGGGCCTCTCCTCCGGAAATTGAGGGCAGTGACCGGAAAGGGGTTCCGTTACTTCGTCTGCGGGGGGGCGCACTTGGATGCGCGGATCGCGCGCGATTTCTTCACCTGGGGGTTCCCTGTGCTCGAGGGCTACGGCTTGACGGAAACTGCTCCGGTCGCAACAATGAACCACCCCGGGAAGGAATGCCTCGGCTCGGTGGGGCAAGCGATCCCCGGCGTTTCGATACGCATCCTCAACCCGGATGAGAAGGGCATCGGAGAGGTCCTGATCAAAGGCGACAATGTGATGCAGGGATATTTTCAGGATGAGGCGGCAACACGCGAGGCTCTCGAAGACGGATGGTTTCACAGCGGCGATCTTGGCCGGTTCGACAGTCAAGGTTTTCTCTTCATTGAAGGGAGGATCAAGGAGCTCATTGTTCTCTCCTCGGGCAAAAAAGTATCCGCTGAAGAGGTGGAGGCGCACTACGGAACCGTGCGCTCAATAAAGGAGCTATGCGTATTCATTGATGAGCGTGGAGAAATACTGGTGGGTGCGGTAGTCCCCGACCTCGATTATTTTAGAAAAATCGGTGAGGCAAATATACGCGACCATGTGAAATGGGATCTCGAATACGCCGGGGAACACCTCCCCCCATACAAGCGGCTCAAGGATTTCGTGCTCGTTGACGGGCTCCCCAAGACGCGCCTGGGCAAGGTGAAGCGCCAGGAAGTTATCGGCATCTACAGGGAAGAGCTGAAGAGAAAAATCGCGGGTGCCCGCGTGGCGCGCCCTGAAGAACCGCTCTCCATAATGGGCGAAATGGTTCGAAAGATATTGCAGCGGGAAACAGGCAGGGAACATATCTCCCTCTCCGACCAGCTCGAGCTTGACCTGGGCATTGATTCGCTCGGCCGCGTCTCGCTCATGGGCGCTATCGAGAAGGAAGGCGCGATCACCCTGGAAGAAGAGGGATTCCTGCGCGCGCTTACGGTGGGAGAGCTGATCTCCTCTGTTGAGCGCACGGCCCCAAAAGGGATATCCGACGAAGCCTGGGAGGAGAGATCATGGAGGGAGATCTTGAAGGCGGGACATCCCCTTGAGTTGAGGGATAAAATACACATCAGGGGCGGTGTGTTTTCAAGCCTGCTGACATTCTCGGGGGCGCTGGTATTCTGGTTGGCTCTAAAACTTTATTTTAGGCTCCGGGTCACGGGTCGGGAGCATTTCCCCAAAGGCGGCTTCATCATCTGTCCCAACCACACGAGCTACCTCGATGGTTTTATCGTCTTCTGCGCGCTGCCGCTGTCTCATAAGTTCCGCATTTTCTTTCTCGGGCTTCACAACTACTTTGAGGTGCCGATACTCAAACACATGCTGAGGGCGTTGAGAATTATTCCGGTGGATGCGGCGCGCAATATCATAGAAACGTTGCAGGCTTCTCATTATGTCCTCGATAATGGAAAAGTGCTCTGCGTATTTCCCGAAGGCGCCCGGAGCATCAGCGGGGATGTGCAGGAATTCAAGAAAGGCGTCGCAATTCTCGCCAGGGAATCGGGTGCAGTGATCGTCCCCGCGTACATCAGCGGCGCGCACCGCGCATGGGGACCGGGCACATGGTTCCCGAGGCCCGTATCGGTTCGCGTTCGTTTCGGCGATCCTCTCTCATTCAATGAGCTGCGTGACCGCGCCGCGCCAGCACCCAGCGCTGACGAATGCGATGCTGCCGCTCAAGCCTTGAGGAGCGCCGTGATTGCACTAAAGCACTATCCCGCTGAGCTGAAAAGCCCTCGCTAG